The following are encoded in a window of Fusarium verticillioides 7600 chromosome 6, whole genome shotgun sequence genomic DNA:
- a CDS encoding STE/STE7 protein kinase: protein MSASDSIPATPEDWKDLSTPASPGSEDSSEPSTPLESPSHDSPGMARRPVQTSSSFAGSSSASVENSIMAKARALHRHRMEKGMSPAGNPGTPSGSSPTASVANGFPTNLGLPPNMQRPHAPHVNSAPAITKPSLSERRAMGGGMGMKLSDMGRPGPATATGKKRGPPGKLSDITGDVPGSQRSNGAGGGQGSKMDDFKKYIDTEKGWVTFDGAATITRTGVNFANGQTFSISLDEVEVLTELGKGNYGTVYKVKHAKRRVPRFGQGLSRKPLPVQYSQSDPSPVRSAEDSAEGLSETTDGTTGTVMAMKEMRLELDDAKFTTILKELVILHECVSPYIIDFYGAFFQEGAVYMCIEYMDGGSIDKLYNGGIPENVLRKITYSTVMGLKSLKEEHSIIHRDVKPTNILVNTRGQVKICDFGVSGNLVASIARTNIGCQSYMAPERISGGGFAQAGNSDGSYSVQSDVWSLGLTIIECAKGAYPYPPEVSSTIFSQLSAIVEGEPPAMPEDTYSDMAKDFVKSCLHKIPMKRPTYAMLLKHPWLVEFTKPQTIAEEAEEGDGVDTVAEAVGKINLDSSTADAEVADWVNGVLQREKDGLKEDGPLKPALHNAPLDSVSPMSSPKDA, encoded by the exons ATGTCTGCCTCCGACTCGATCCCGGCCACGCCGGAGGACTGGAAGGATCTGTCGACACCTGcatctccaggctctgaAGATTCGTCAGAACCCAGTACGCCGCTCGAGTCTCCCAGTCATGATAGCCCAG GCATGGCCAGGCGGCCTGTACAAACATCCTCGAGTTTTGCTGGAAGTAGTAGTGCCTCGGTAGAAAACAGTATAATGGCCAAAGCCCGAGCATTACATCGACATCGCATGGAGAAGGGCATGTCTCCCGCTGGAAACCCCGGGACACCCTCAGGATCATCGCCTACGGCCAGCGTCGCTAACGGATTCCCTACCAACCTGGGATTGCCGCCAAATATGCAACGACCGCACGCACCACATGTCAATTCAGCTCCTGCGATAACGAAGCCCTCGCTGAGCGAGAGAAGGGCCATGGGCGGCGGTATGGGCATGAAGCTGTCTGATATGGGTAGGCCTGGCCCTGCGACCGCCACTGGTAAGAAACGGGGGCCTCCTGGAAAGCTTTCTGATATCACAGGTGATGTGCCAGGTAGCCAACGATCCAACGGAGCAGGTGGTGGTCAGGGGTCGAAAATGGACGACTTCAAGAAATATATCGACACAGAGAAGGGCTGGGTAACCTTTGATGGCGCTGCCACAATCACACGGACAGGTGTCAACTTTGCCAATGGCCAAACCTTCAGCATAtctcttgatgaagttgaagtctTGACCGAGCTGGGTAAAGGAAATTACGGAACAGTCTACAAGGTCAAGCATGCCAAGCGAAGAGTCCCTCGCTTCGGACAAGGCCTCTCGAGAAAGCCTCTCCCTGTTCAGTATTCGCAGTCGGATCCTTCTCCCGTCAGATCTGCGGAAGACTCTGCCGAGGGCTTGTCAGAGACCACCGACGGTACAACGGGCACAGTGATGGCGATGAAAGAAATGCGCTTGGAGCTTGACGACGCCAAATTCACGACCATTCTGAAGGAGCTTGTCATCTTACACGAGTGTGTTTCTCCGTATATCATCGACTTTTATGGCGCCTTCTTCCAGGAGGGTGCTGTTTACATGTGCATTGAGTATATGGATGGCGGGTCCATCGATAAGTTGTATAATGGTGGAATCCCGGAGAATGTTCTTCGAAAAATCACATATTCTACTGTGATGGGTCTAAAATCACTGAAGGAGGAGCACAGCATTATACATCGTGACGTCAAGCCAACAAACATCCTGGTCAATACACGAGGCCAGGTCAAGATTTGCGATTTTGGTGTCAGTGGTAATCTGGTAGCTAGTATAGCGCGAACCAACATCGGCTGTCAGAGCTATATGGCCCCCGAGAGAATCTCTGGTGGCGGATTCGCGCAAGCTGGTAACTCCGATGGCTCATACAGCGTTCAGAGCGATGTCTGGAGTTTGGGCCTGACCATCATCGAGTGTGCTAAGGGCGCTTATCCCTACCCACCGGAGGTCTCTTCTACTATTTTCAGCCAACTGAGT GCCATTGTTGAAGGTGAACCACCTGCAATGCCAGAGGACACTTACTCGGACATGGCCAAGGATTTTGTGAAAAGCTGTCTTCACAAGATTCCTATGAAGCGGCCAACCTACGCCATGCTGTTGAAACATCCGTGGCTCGTTGAATTTACAAAGCCTCAAACAATTGcggaagaagctgaggaagGCGACGGAGTTGATACGGTCGCCGAAGCTGTTGGTAAAATCAATTTGGACTCATCAACTGCAGATGCTGAAGTAGCAGATTGGGTCAATGGCGTTCTACAACGAGAGAAAGATGGTCTGAAGGAGGACGGGCCCTTGAAACCGGCACTACACAATGCACCCCTTGATAGCGTCAGTCCTATGTCGAGCCCAAAGGATGCATAA
- a CDS encoding STE/STE7 protein kinase, with product MSASDSIPATPEDWKDLSTPASPGSEDSSEPSTPLESPSHDSPGEPPRRVPSLRSVSDPRNMNPNSTAMGVLGMARRPVQTSSSFAGSSSASVENSIMAKARALHRHRMEKGMSPAGNPGTPSGSSPTASVANGFPTNLGLPPNMQRPHAPHVNSAPAITKPSLSERRAMGGGMGMKLSDMGRPGPATATGKKRGPPGKLSDITGDVPGSQRSNGAGGGQGSKMDDFKKYIDTEKGWVTFDGAATITRTGVNFANGQTFSISLDEVEVLTELGKGNYGTVYKVKHAKRRVPRFGQGLSRKPLPVQYSQSDPSPVRSAEDSAEGLSETTDGTTGTVMAMKEMRLELDDAKFTTILKELVILHECVSPYIIDFYGAFFQEGAVYMCIEYMDGGSIDKLYNGGIPENVLRKITYSTVMGLKSLKEEHSIIHRDVKPTNILVNTRGQVKICDFGVSGNLVASIARTNIGCQSYMAPERISGGGFAQAGNSDGSYSVQSDVWSLGLTIIECAKGAYPYPPEVSSTIFSQLSAIVEGEPPAMPEDTYSDMAKDFVKSCLHKIPMKRPTYAMLLKHPWLVEFTKPQTIAEEAEEGDGVDTVAEAVGKINLDSSTADAEVADWVNGVLQREKDGLKEDGPLKPALHNAPLDSVSPMSSPKDA from the exons ATGTCTGCCTCCGACTCGATCCCGGCCACGCCGGAGGACTGGAAGGATCTGTCGACACCTGcatctccaggctctgaAGATTCGTCAGAACCCAGTACGCCGCTCGAGTCTCCCAGTCATGATAGCCCAGGTGAGCCTCCTCGAAGAGTACCATCTCTGCGCTCCGTCTCCGATCCTCGCAACATGAACCCGAATTCAACTGCTATGGGTGTTTTAGGCATGGCCAGGCGGCCTGTACAAACATCCTCGAGTTTTGCTGGAAGTAGTAGTGCCTCGGTAGAAAACAGTATAATGGCCAAAGCCCGAGCATTACATCGACATCGCATGGAGAAGGGCATGTCTCCCGCTGGAAACCCCGGGACACCCTCAGGATCATCGCCTACGGCCAGCGTCGCTAACGGATTCCCTACCAACCTGGGATTGCCGCCAAATATGCAACGACCGCACGCACCACATGTCAATTCAGCTCCTGCGATAACGAAGCCCTCGCTGAGCGAGAGAAGGGCCATGGGCGGCGGTATGGGCATGAAGCTGTCTGATATGGGTAGGCCTGGCCCTGCGACCGCCACTGGTAAGAAACGGGGGCCTCCTGGAAAGCTTTCTGATATCACAGGTGATGTGCCAGGTAGCCAACGATCCAACGGAGCAGGTGGTGGTCAGGGGTCGAAAATGGACGACTTCAAGAAATATATCGACACAGAGAAGGGCTGGGTAACCTTTGATGGCGCTGCCACAATCACACGGACAGGTGTCAACTTTGCCAATGGCCAAACCTTCAGCATAtctcttgatgaagttgaagtctTGACCGAGCTGGGTAAAGGAAATTACGGAACAGTCTACAAGGTCAAGCATGCCAAGCGAAGAGTCCCTCGCTTCGGACAAGGCCTCTCGAGAAAGCCTCTCCCTGTTCAGTATTCGCAGTCGGATCCTTCTCCCGTCAGATCTGCGGAAGACTCTGCCGAGGGCTTGTCAGAGACCACCGACGGTACAACGGGCACAGTGATGGCGATGAAAGAAATGCGCTTGGAGCTTGACGACGCCAAATTCACGACCATTCTGAAGGAGCTTGTCATCTTACACGAGTGTGTTTCTCCGTATATCATCGACTTTTATGGCGCCTTCTTCCAGGAGGGTGCTGTTTACATGTGCATTGAGTATATGGATGGCGGGTCCATCGATAAGTTGTATAATGGTGGAATCCCGGAGAATGTTCTTCGAAAAATCACATATTCTACTGTGATGGGTCTAAAATCACTGAAGGAGGAGCACAGCATTATACATCGTGACGTCAAGCCAACAAACATCCTGGTCAATACACGAGGCCAGGTCAAGATTTGCGATTTTGGTGTCAGTGGTAATCTGGTAGCTAGTATAGCGCGAACCAACATCGGCTGTCAGAGCTATATGGCCCCCGAGAGAATCTCTGGTGGCGGATTCGCGCAAGCTGGTAACTCCGATGGCTCATACAGCGTTCAGAGCGATGTCTGGAGTTTGGGCCTGACCATCATCGAGTGTGCTAAGGGCGCTTATCCCTACCCACCGGAGGTCTCTTCTACTATTTTCAGCCAACTGAGT GCCATTGTTGAAGGTGAACCACCTGCAATGCCAGAGGACACTTACTCGGACATGGCCAAGGATTTTGTGAAAAGCTGTCTTCACAAGATTCCTATGAAGCGGCCAACCTACGCCATGCTGTTGAAACATCCGTGGCTCGTTGAATTTACAAAGCCTCAAACAATTGcggaagaagctgaggaagGCGACGGAGTTGATACGGTCGCCGAAGCTGTTGGTAAAATCAATTTGGACTCATCAACTGCAGATGCTGAAGTAGCAGATTGGGTCAATGGCGTTCTACAACGAGAGAAAGATGGTCTGAAGGAGGACGGGCCCTTGAAACCGGCACTACACAATGCACCCCTTGATAGCGTCAGTCCTATGTCGAGCCCAAAGGATGCATAA